A portion of the Deinococcus peraridilitoris DSM 19664 genome contains these proteins:
- the nuoD gene encoding NADH dehydrogenase (quinone) subunit D, with protein sequence MTIQSDPSAEVRTDEAALRNTEILSLNVGPQHPSTHGVLRLVVDMDGEYVVRLVNHMGYLHTGFEKTMEHRTYHQNITYAPRTDYLHSFGHELAYVLSVEKLLGADIPERANVVRVILHELGRIASHLVFIGTGMLDLGAITPFFYAFRERETILDLFEEVSGYRMNQSWLRVGGLSRDIPDGWAQHVGEFVGVLDSKIDEYESLFAQNPIFLDRAKHVGVIGAELALDLGLTGPNLRASGVNYDVRKASPYCGLEQYDFQVPVSQDGDSLARFMLRVQEMRESGRIIAQAVNKLRPGPFKDPNRKISLPPREALETSMEAVIHHFKLVTEGFHPPAGEVYVPVESARGEVGYYLVSDGGSMPYRVKIRAPSFVNLQAMEYAGVGGQFADLITVLASMDPVMGDVDR encoded by the coding sequence ATGACCATCCAGAGTGACCCGAGCGCCGAGGTACGCACCGACGAGGCTGCGCTGCGCAACACCGAGATTCTCAGCCTGAACGTCGGCCCACAGCATCCCAGCACCCACGGTGTGCTGCGGCTGGTGGTCGACATGGACGGTGAGTACGTCGTGCGGCTCGTGAACCACATGGGCTACCTGCACACCGGCTTTGAAAAGACCATGGAGCACCGCACGTACCATCAGAACATCACGTACGCGCCGCGCACCGACTACCTGCACAGCTTTGGGCACGAGCTGGCCTACGTGCTGTCCGTCGAGAAACTGCTGGGCGCCGACATTCCGGAGCGCGCCAACGTTGTGCGGGTCATTCTGCACGAACTCGGGCGCATTGCCAGCCACCTCGTCTTCATCGGCACCGGCATGCTCGATCTGGGCGCCATCACGCCGTTCTTCTACGCCTTCCGGGAGCGCGAGACCATCCTCGACCTCTTCGAGGAAGTCAGCGGCTACCGCATGAACCAGAGTTGGCTGCGCGTGGGCGGTCTGTCGCGCGATATTCCCGACGGCTGGGCGCAGCACGTCGGCGAGTTCGTGGGAGTGCTCGACAGCAAGATCGACGAGTACGAGTCGCTCTTCGCGCAGAATCCCATTTTCCTCGACCGTGCCAAGCACGTGGGCGTGATCGGCGCCGAGCTGGCGCTCGATCTGGGGCTCACCGGCCCGAACCTGCGTGCCAGCGGGGTGAATTACGACGTGCGCAAGGCGAGTCCCTACTGCGGCCTTGAGCAATATGACTTTCAGGTGCCCGTTTCGCAGGATGGCGACAGTCTGGCGCGTTTCATGCTGCGTGTGCAGGAAATGCGCGAAAGTGGCCGGATCATCGCACAGGCTGTCAACAAACTGCGCCCCGGCCCCTTCAAGGACCCCAACCGCAAGATCAGCCTGCCGCCTCGTGAGGCGCTCGAAACCAGCATGGAAGCGGTCATCCACCACTTTAAGCTGGTGACCGAAGGCTTTCACCCCCCGGCTGGAGAAGTCTACGTGCCCGTCGAGTCTGCGCGCGGCGAGGTCGGGTACTACCTGGTCTCGGACGGCGGCTCCATGCCTTACCGGGTGAAGATTCGCGCGCCGAGCTTCGTCAACCTGCAGGCCATGGAATACGCGGGCGTCGGTGGTCAGTTCGCCGAC
- a CDS encoding NADH-quinone oxidoreductase subunit C has product MDEVKRDQNLDMQHTKQPNPVEPAVASAEHLGRSRAALEGARLTLEGGLEPTAVVESAQLVQLALHFRQAGFVLFDVVGIDYMNFVLPTPKRFGVVYNLYNLSTNTRIFLRVFVDDGEPLPSLYPVWKAANYLEREVFDMVGVHFEGHPDLRKVLTPDDLEGHPLRKDFPLGESPTQFREGRFIDPASFRAGLTGQSGGLTGWRGGERKGLQDRPEAPPIKSAGEP; this is encoded by the coding sequence ATGGACGAGGTAAAACGCGACCAGAATCTGGACATGCAGCACACGAAGCAACCCAATCCGGTGGAGCCCGCCGTGGCGAGTGCCGAGCACCTGGGGCGCTCGCGTGCAGCCCTTGAAGGCGCCCGACTCACGCTCGAAGGCGGCCTTGAACCCACGGCAGTGGTCGAAAGTGCACAACTCGTGCAGCTCGCGCTGCACTTCAGGCAGGCCGGCTTTGTGCTGTTCGACGTGGTCGGGATCGACTATATGAATTTTGTGCTGCCGACGCCCAAGCGCTTTGGGGTCGTGTACAACCTCTACAACTTGAGCACCAACACCCGAATTTTTTTGCGGGTGTTTGTCGACGACGGCGAGCCCCTGCCTTCCCTGTACCCGGTCTGGAAAGCGGCGAATTACCTGGAGCGCGAGGTGTTCGACATGGTGGGCGTGCACTTCGAAGGGCACCCCGATTTGCGCAAGGTCCTCACGCCCGACGACCTCGAGGGGCACCCGCTGCGTAAGGACTTTCCGCTGGGCGAATCGCCCACGCAGTTTCGTGAGGGCCGCTTTATCGATCCAGCTTCTTTTCGTGCCGGCCTGACCGGGCAGAGCGGCGGCCTGACCGGCTGGCGGGGCGGCGAGCGCAAAGGCCTGCAGGACCGCCCCGAGGCGCCCCCCATCAAAAGCGCAGGTGAACCATGA
- a CDS encoding NuoB/complex I 20 kDa subunit family protein: MGLKDLFERDVQELENEGILFTSLEKLVAWGRSNSLWPATFGLACCAIEMMASTDGRNDLARFGSEVFRASPRQADVMIVAGRLSKKMAPVMRRVYDQMPDPKWVIAMGACASSGGMFNNYAIVQNVDSVVPVDVYVPGCPPRPEALIYGVMQLQKKIRGEGFDQLGQQLPMVEAWTR; the protein is encoded by the coding sequence ATGGGACTAAAGGACCTCTTCGAGCGTGACGTGCAGGAACTCGAAAACGAGGGCATCCTGTTCACATCGCTCGAAAAACTCGTGGCCTGGGGACGCAGCAACAGCCTGTGGCCTGCCACGTTCGGCCTGGCCTGCTGCGCCATCGAAATGATGGCCTCCACCGACGGCCGCAATGACCTCGCGCGATTTGGCAGCGAGGTGTTCCGCGCCTCGCCGCGCCAGGCTGACGTGATGATCGTCGCCGGGCGGTTGAGCAAAAAAATGGCCCCGGTCATGCGCCGCGTCTACGACCAGATGCCCGATCCCAAATGGGTTATCGCGATGGGTGCCTGCGCCAGCAGCGGCGGCATGTTCAACAACTACGCCATCGTGCAGAACGTCGACAGCGTGGTGCCAGTGGACGTGTACGTTCCCGGCTGCCCGCCCCGCCCCGAGGCGCTGATTTACGGCGTGATGCAGCTGCAGAAGAAAATTCGCGGCGAGGGCTTTGACCAGCTCGGCCAGCAGCTCCCGATGGTGGAAGCATGGACGAGGTAA